A stretch of Methanosphaerula palustris E1-9c DNA encodes these proteins:
- a CDS encoding thiamine pyrophosphate-dependent enzyme gives MVDKTCELFDCGHRACGGCGAALAGRLLMKGAGENTIVVASTGCMEVFSTPYPETAWKVPWIHSLFENASAVASGIEASLKRQGRTEKVVVVAGDGATLDIGVLCISGAFERGHDFTYICYDNEAYMNTGIQRSGATPFDASTTTSPAGKCSFGNQHPKKDFPRILAAHGSPYVATASIAYPADFMQKVEKAIATKGPTYIQVHAPCCTGWGFDGSKTLAIGKLAIETGLWVNYEMIDGEVTRVKKVVRKPVEEYLKEQKRFRHLFKPVRQEEEIAKIQAIADANAAKFGIDIKLKK, from the coding sequence ATGGTGGACAAGACCTGTGAACTCTTTGACTGCGGCCATCGGGCCTGCGGTGGATGTGGGGCTGCGCTTGCAGGACGCCTGCTGATGAAAGGGGCTGGAGAGAATACGATCGTCGTCGCGTCGACCGGGTGTATGGAGGTCTTCTCGACTCCGTATCCCGAGACGGCCTGGAAGGTTCCGTGGATCCATTCGCTCTTTGAGAATGCATCGGCGGTCGCATCCGGGATCGAAGCCTCGCTGAAGCGGCAGGGACGGACCGAGAAGGTTGTGGTCGTTGCCGGTGACGGGGCGACCCTTGATATCGGAGTGCTCTGCATCAGCGGCGCCTTTGAGCGCGGTCACGATTTCACCTACATCTGCTACGACAACGAGGCATACATGAACACCGGGATCCAGCGGTCGGGGGCGACTCCGTTCGATGCGTCGACCACGACCTCTCCGGCCGGCAAGTGTTCGTTCGGGAACCAGCACCCGAAGAAGGACTTCCCGCGAATCCTTGCGGCCCACGGTTCTCCCTACGTGGCCACCGCTTCGATCGCCTACCCGGCAGACTTTATGCAGAAGGTCGAGAAGGCCATCGCAACGAAGGGGCCGACCTATATCCAGGTGCACGCGCCCTGCTGCACCGGCTGGGGCTTTGATGGTTCAAAGACCCTCGCCATCGGCAAGCTCGCCATCGAGACTGGTCTTTGGGTGAACTATGAGATGATCGACGGCGAGGTGACCAGGGTGAAGAAGGTGGTCAGGAAGCCGGTCGAGGAGTACTTGAAAGAACAGAAGCGGTTCCGCCACCTCTTCAAGCCGGTTCGTCAGGAAGAGGAGATCGCCAAGATCCAGGCGATCGCCGATGCGAACGCGGCGAAGTTCGGGATCGATATCAAACTCAAGAAGTAG
- the porA gene encoding pyruvate synthase subunit PorA, which yields MLKILEGSIAVAEAVKQCRPQVIAAYPITPQTHIVEALADIVANGELDCEYITVESEFSALSACLGASAAGSRTYSATTSQGLALMFEVCFNVAGLRLPIVMTIANRALGAPLSIWNDQQDSISLRDSGWLQFYAEDNQEATDLHYIAYRVAEHHDVLLPAFVCFDGFILSHTYEPVDMLSQEDADRFMKPFDPLYRLDAAAPVSMGMYATPEYYLEFRYEHDQAQHRAKKIIAEVGREFGELFGRDYSALVEGYRLEDAEVALVAMGSLCGTTKDAIDEMRAAGKKVGLLKIRTFRPFPTEEVAAALKHVQTVAVLDKNISLGAKGAVALEVKDALYNSGVRVFDYILGLGGRDVRKRDIAAIVELAESGKGDLFYGLRTEVL from the coding sequence ATGTTAAAAATTCTGGAAGGATCGATTGCCGTTGCAGAGGCGGTCAAGCAGTGCAGACCGCAGGTGATCGCCGCCTATCCGATCACGCCGCAGACGCATATCGTCGAGGCGCTGGCAGATATCGTCGCGAACGGAGAACTCGACTGCGAATACATCACTGTTGAGAGCGAGTTCTCAGCGCTCTCGGCCTGTCTCGGTGCGAGCGCTGCCGGCTCCCGGACCTACTCTGCGACCACCTCCCAGGGGCTGGCCCTGATGTTCGAGGTCTGCTTCAACGTGGCCGGTCTCCGGCTCCCGATCGTGATGACGATCGCGAACCGTGCGCTCGGCGCCCCGCTCTCGATCTGGAACGATCAGCAGGACTCGATCTCTCTGCGTGATTCTGGCTGGCTTCAGTTCTATGCAGAGGATAACCAGGAGGCGACAGATCTCCATTATATCGCATACCGCGTCGCCGAGCACCACGATGTGCTCCTCCCGGCGTTCGTCTGCTTTGACGGGTTCATCCTCTCCCACACCTACGAGCCGGTCGATATGCTCTCCCAGGAGGACGCCGACCGGTTCATGAAGCCGTTCGATCCGCTGTACCGGCTCGACGCTGCCGCCCCGGTCAGTATGGGGATGTATGCGACGCCTGAATATTATCTCGAGTTCAGGTACGAGCACGACCAGGCCCAGCACCGGGCCAAGAAGATCATTGCAGAGGTCGGGCGCGAGTTTGGTGAACTCTTCGGCAGGGACTACAGTGCCCTGGTCGAGGGGTACCGGCTTGAGGACGCTGAGGTGGCGCTGGTCGCGATGGGTTCGCTCTGCGGCACCACCAAGGATGCGATCGACGAGATGCGGGCGGCCGGCAAGAAGGTCGGGCTGTTGAAGATCCGGACGTTCCGGCCGTTCCCGACCGAGGAGGTTGCGGCAGCGCTCAAGCATGTCCAGACCGTCGCGGTCCTCGACAAGAACATCTCGCTCGGAGCCAAGGGCGCGGTCGCCCTTGAGGTGAAGGACGCGCTCTACAACTCGGGGGTCCGGGTCTTCGACTATATCCTCGGGCTTGGTGGACGGGATGTCCGCAAGCGGGACATCGCTGCAATCGTTGAACTTGCCGAGTCCGGAAAAGGGGACCTGTTCTATGGTCTCCGCACGGAGGTGCTCTAA
- a CDS encoding 4Fe-4S binding protein, with protein MGLNVGCVAPPGAARDNKTGSWRVFSPRFKHEKCTKCGLCQLICPEGCVKQEGDMFVPDYEFCKGCGLCAEECPVKDIEMVQEEK; from the coding sequence ATGGGGCTCAATGTCGGTTGTGTAGCGCCCCCCGGGGCTGCGAGGGATAACAAGACCGGTTCATGGCGGGTCTTCTCACCACGGTTCAAGCATGAGAAGTGCACGAAATGCGGGCTCTGCCAGTTGATCTGCCCGGAGGGGTGCGTCAAGCAGGAAGGGGACATGTTTGTTCCTGACTACGAGTTCTGCAAGGGCTGCGGGCTCTGTGCAGAGGAGTGCCCGGTCAAAGATATCGAGATGGTGCAGGAGGAGAAGTAG
- a CDS encoding pyruvate ferredoxin oxidoreductase subunit gamma, with product MQELRIHGRGGQGSVTAAELIAVAAFEGGMFAQAFPAFGVERRGAPVQAFVRFSDSTIRLRSQVYEPDFVIVQDSTLIKDVDVFKGLKKGGIAIINTEKALQSAVPEGVRLITIDATSIALEVLGLPITNTALMGAFAAATGIIGFETLTKALNGRFKGPLAEKNIETARRAYLQVKGEQ from the coding sequence ATGCAAGAGCTTCGTATTCATGGGAGAGGCGGGCAGGGCTCGGTCACTGCTGCTGAACTCATTGCGGTCGCCGCATTTGAGGGGGGAATGTTTGCCCAGGCATTTCCTGCGTTCGGGGTTGAACGGCGCGGTGCACCGGTCCAGGCCTTTGTCCGTTTCAGTGACAGTACAATTCGACTGCGAAGCCAGGTCTACGAGCCTGACTTCGTGATCGTCCAGGACAGCACGCTGATCAAGGACGTCGATGTCTTTAAAGGACTCAAGAAGGGTGGCATTGCGATCATCAACACCGAGAAGGCGTTGCAGTCCGCTGTCCCCGAAGGGGTCAGACTGATCACGATCGATGCCACCTCGATCGCGCTGGAGGTGCTCGGGTTGCCGATCACCAACACTGCACTGATGGGAGCGTTCGCCGCGGCCACCGGGATCATCGGGTTCGAGACCCTGACCAAGGCTCTGAACGGCCGCTTCAAGGGACCGCTTGCAGAGAAGAACATCGAAACAGCACGCCGCGCATACCTGCAGGTCAAGGGTGAGCAGTGA
- a CDS encoding methanogenesis marker 12 protein, with translation MFIGIDHGTTAMRFAGDGASFKISREEARTFEVSALEKLCPLDEIEGIAVCYSMGDGISAITPIEQVDNRGVVSRDGAGEHIGGGTRVYDAIRESGLPALVIPGLHRNSPTDPRFKAYSHQTSPEKIGIAYKAFLDQGPDLVISDISSNTVTLLVTGGTITGAFDACIFAPGTRHGALDVDAIRRIDGGECTANEAFLSAGVGCRMPEEEQVRTVAMFAAMECAAMLLLNRSAKVVLAGSLAPAVAPEVAELLQMQPVVYDEWAAAGGLSLIARDVFHGRKEILGLVVKL, from the coding sequence ATGTTCATTGGGATCGACCATGGGACGACGGCGATGCGGTTTGCCGGCGACGGCGCATCGTTCAAGATCTCCCGTGAAGAGGCGCGGACGTTTGAGGTCTCTGCACTTGAAAAACTCTGCCCGCTCGATGAGATTGAAGGAATCGCCGTCTGCTACTCGATGGGAGACGGGATCAGCGCGATCACCCCGATCGAACAGGTCGACAACCGGGGTGTCGTCAGCAGGGACGGGGCCGGCGAGCATATCGGTGGCGGGACCCGGGTCTATGATGCTATACGGGAGAGCGGCCTTCCTGCCCTGGTGATCCCCGGACTGCACCGGAACTCCCCGACCGATCCGCGGTTCAAGGCCTACTCGCACCAGACCAGCCCGGAGAAGATCGGGATCGCCTACAAAGCCTTCCTCGACCAGGGGCCCGACCTGGTGATCTCTGACATCTCCTCCAACACCGTGACCCTGCTGGTCACCGGAGGTACGATCACCGGCGCCTTCGACGCCTGCATCTTCGCCCCCGGCACCCGTCATGGTGCGCTGGACGTCGACGCGATCCGTCGTATCGACGGCGGCGAGTGCACCGCCAACGAAGCCTTCCTCTCGGCCGGCGTCGGGTGTCGGATGCCGGAAGAGGAGCAGGTCCGGACCGTTGCGATGTTTGCGGCGATGGAGTGTGCGGCCATGCTGCTGCTCAATCGGTCGGCGAAGGTCGTGCTCGCCGGATCCCTGGCTCCGGCAGTTGCCCCGGAGGTCGCCGAACTGCTGCAGATGCAGCCGGTGGTCTATGATGAATGGGCCGCTGCCGGGGGACTCTCCCTGATTGCGCGGGATGTCTTTCATGGGAGGAAGGAGATACTCGGGCTGGTCGTCAAGCTGTAG
- a CDS encoding NAD-dependent epimerase/dehydratase family protein: protein MMFSVVTGGAGFIGSHIVDALVAQGDRVLVIDDLSTGDRTNLAAAERSGQVEILTADLLADGWQQTIAGADRVFHIAADPDVRGGASSPDAMFRYSVVMTERVLEAMREQHVSNLIFTSTSTVYGEATVIPTPESYTPMEPISVYGAGKLASEAIISAYCHSFQMKAWVFRFANVIGARSNHGILWDFMHKLKQNPTDLEILGDGTQTKSYIEVHACVEAILYVLAHTDQTVNTYNIGSEDWIDVTGIADLVVAAMELPGVTYHYTGGKRGWVGDVPKMQLAVDRLKTLGWTPTINSRESMEVAMQAMLEDQA, encoded by the coding sequence ATGATGTTCAGTGTGGTGACAGGCGGGGCCGGATTTATCGGATCCCACATTGTGGATGCACTGGTGGCGCAGGGTGACCGCGTGCTGGTGATCGATGATCTGAGTACAGGGGACCGGACGAACCTGGCGGCGGCCGAGCGGTCCGGACAGGTTGAGATCCTTACAGCCGACCTGCTCGCGGACGGATGGCAGCAGACGATCGCCGGGGCCGACCGGGTCTTCCACATCGCCGCAGACCCCGATGTTCGGGGCGGGGCATCCTCACCTGACGCAATGTTCCGGTACAGTGTCGTGATGACCGAGCGGGTGCTCGAGGCGATGCGGGAGCAGCATGTCAGCAACCTGATCTTCACCTCCACCTCCACCGTCTACGGCGAGGCGACCGTGATCCCGACCCCGGAGTCGTACACCCCGATGGAACCGATATCGGTCTATGGTGCAGGGAAACTCGCCTCTGAAGCGATCATCTCGGCCTACTGCCACTCGTTTCAGATGAAGGCCTGGGTCTTCCGGTTCGCCAACGTCATCGGGGCCCGCTCCAACCACGGGATCCTCTGGGACTTCATGCACAAGTTGAAGCAGAACCCGACAGACCTTGAGATCCTTGGGGACGGGACCCAGACCAAGTCATACATCGAGGTGCACGCCTGTGTCGAGGCGATCCTCTATGTCCTCGCCCATACAGACCAGACCGTCAACACCTACAACATCGGTTCAGAGGACTGGATCGATGTGACCGGGATCGCCGACCTGGTCGTGGCGGCGATGGAGCTCCCCGGGGTCACCTACCACTACACCGGCGGCAAGCGGGGATGGGTGGGAGATGTTCCGAAGATGCAGCTCGCCGTCGACCGGCTGAAGACACTCGGCTGGACGCCGACGATCAACTCACGGGAGAGTATGGAGGTCGCGATGCAGGCGATGCTGGAGGACCAGGCGTGA
- a CDS encoding cofactor-independent phosphoglycerate mutase, translated as MKYLLVLGDGMADEPIPELGNRTPLAYANTPNMDRIAREGRSGQVQTVPDGFEPGSDVANLSILGYHPARFYTGRGPLEAVNMGVDLTDDQIAYRCNLVTIRDGVMQDFSAGHITSAEGAALFKSLQEYLPEVKLVSGVSYRNLLVVDRGRGAEGKAPHDIVGEEIEQYLPHGEDAPLLRACIEKSIEVFADHPVNRDRLARGLPAATMIWPWSGGKRPALIPFQEKYGKKGGMISAVDLLNGIARYADMKVITVPGATGYLDTDYQAKARYAIEALKDLDFLYLHVEAPDEAGHLGSLKEKVKAIERVDEMIGTIMAGFDGVIAVLPDHATPIRLKTHTRGPVPCAVLGKGKDETEVFSEEAAANGSLGMIRGDLFLTELFS; from the coding sequence GTGAAGTACCTGCTCGTCCTCGGAGACGGAATGGCCGACGAACCGATCCCGGAGCTGGGTAACCGGACGCCGCTCGCCTATGCGAACACCCCGAACATGGATCGGATCGCACGCGAGGGGAGGTCCGGGCAGGTGCAGACGGTCCCGGACGGTTTTGAACCCGGCAGCGATGTCGCCAACCTCTCGATCCTCGGCTATCATCCGGCCCGGTTCTATACCGGCCGGGGTCCACTCGAGGCCGTGAACATGGGGGTCGACCTGACCGACGACCAGATCGCCTACCGCTGCAACCTGGTCACGATCAGAGACGGGGTGATGCAGGACTTCAGCGCCGGGCATATCACCTCAGCCGAGGGGGCGGCCCTGTTCAAATCCCTGCAGGAGTACCTGCCGGAGGTGAAGCTCGTCTCAGGGGTCAGTTACCGGAATCTGCTGGTCGTCGACAGGGGGAGGGGGGCCGAGGGAAAGGCACCCCACGACATCGTCGGCGAGGAGATCGAGCAGTACCTGCCGCACGGTGAGGATGCACCACTGCTTCGGGCCTGCATCGAGAAGAGCATCGAGGTCTTCGCCGATCACCCGGTGAACCGGGACCGCCTGGCCAGGGGATTGCCGGCTGCGACGATGATCTGGCCGTGGAGCGGTGGCAAGCGCCCGGCTCTGATCCCATTTCAGGAGAAGTACGGAAAGAAGGGCGGGATGATCTCGGCGGTCGACCTGCTGAACGGGATCGCCCGGTACGCGGATATGAAGGTGATCACCGTCCCCGGGGCGACCGGTTACCTGGACACCGACTACCAGGCCAAGGCCCGGTATGCCATCGAGGCGCTCAAAGACCTCGACTTTCTGTACCTGCATGTCGAGGCCCCGGACGAGGCCGGGCATCTCGGCTCGCTCAAGGAGAAGGTGAAGGCGATCGAACGGGTCGACGAGATGATCGGCACCATCATGGCCGGCTTCGACGGCGTGATTGCCGTGCTCCCCGACCATGCCACCCCAATCCGGCTGAAGACCCATACGCGAGGTCCGGTCCCCTGTGCAGTGCTCGGAAAGGGAAAGGATGAGACAGAAGTATTCTCAGAAGAAGCGGCGGCGAACGGGTCGCTCGGGATGATCCGGGGGGATCTGTTCCTGACGGAACTCTTCTCCTGA
- a CDS encoding ORC1-type DNA replication protein: MTVRPLMWDETLFKDHEVFEVDFVPDEIHFREEQMRELVYQLRPGISGSRPLNTLVKGVPGTGKTTSVKKVFSEIEESTRKLVPVYVNCQIDNTQFGIFSQIYYRLSGHLPRSTGLSSKRVFDSIGKILEQDGTVLVVALDDANYLLYENEINKVLYTLLRSHEVYPDTRIGVITIISDLSVDLMSRIDQRVQSVFRPNEIYFPPYTCVEAKQILSDRAEQGFYPNVLPEAVLDLVVDRTMNAGDLRVGIDLLKRAGLHAETAARRVIEEGDVCKAFEASTSLHLLATIRTFKEEEKVLLRLLAEQSQQESEISVGEFSRSVGDNLPYGYTRIYEMISKFEAMHLVDIRYRGGRGRSRLLTLRYDPQLVLDTLK, encoded by the coding sequence ATGACCGTACGACCGTTGATGTGGGACGAGACGCTCTTCAAGGACCACGAGGTCTTTGAAGTCGACTTCGTCCCCGACGAGATCCACTTCCGCGAGGAGCAGATGCGCGAGCTCGTCTACCAGCTCAGACCCGGGATCTCCGGGTCCCGGCCGCTGAACACGCTCGTCAAAGGTGTGCCGGGCACCGGAAAGACGACCAGTGTCAAGAAGGTCTTTTCTGAGATCGAGGAGAGCACCAGGAAACTGGTCCCGGTCTATGTGAACTGCCAGATCGACAACACCCAGTTCGGGATCTTCTCCCAGATCTACTACCGGCTCTCCGGCCATCTCCCCCGTTCCACCGGCCTCTCCTCGAAGCGGGTCTTCGACTCGATCGGAAAGATCCTGGAGCAGGACGGAACGGTGCTGGTGGTCGCCCTCGACGATGCGAACTACCTGCTCTATGAGAACGAGATCAACAAGGTGCTCTACACGCTCCTCCGGTCCCACGAGGTCTATCCGGATACCAGGATCGGGGTGATCACGATCATCAGCGACCTCTCGGTGGACCTGATGAGCAGGATCGATCAGCGGGTCCAGTCGGTCTTCCGACCGAACGAGATCTACTTTCCCCCCTACACCTGTGTCGAGGCCAAACAGATCCTCTCAGACCGGGCAGAACAGGGGTTCTATCCGAACGTGCTCCCTGAAGCAGTGCTGGACCTCGTGGTCGACAGGACGATGAATGCCGGCGACCTCCGGGTCGGGATCGACCTCTTAAAGCGGGCCGGACTGCATGCAGAGACCGCGGCGCGGCGGGTGATCGAGGAGGGTGATGTCTGTAAGGCCTTCGAGGCCTCCACGTCCCTGCACCTGCTCGCCACGATCCGGACGTTCAAAGAGGAGGAGAAGGTGCTCCTCCGGTTGCTCGCAGAGCAGTCACAACAGGAGAGCGAGATCTCAGTCGGGGAGTTCTCCCGCTCGGTCGGGGATAACCTCCCCTATGGCTATACCCGGATCTATGAGATGATCAGCAAGTTCGAAGCGATGCATCTGGTCGATATCAGATATCGGGGAGGGCGTGGCCGTTCACGCCTGCTGACCCTCAGGTACGACCCCCAGTTGGTGCTCGACACCCTGAAGTGA
- the mch gene encoding methenyltetrahydromethanopterin cyclohydrolase, which translates to MLSVNELALEIFENLAEFAEEFNAAYHELGNGARIVDCGVSTRGGYSAGRAFTEICMGGLGEVNFRMGEISGIPMPFIDVNTDFPSISCLGAQKAGWTVKVGNYFAMGSGPARALALKPKHTYEVIGYEDDFDSAVIALESDHLPNGEVMEKIAAECHVDVGNVCAVVAPTASPVGSIQVSGRCVETAIYKLNELGFDTTKIISAIGSAPIPPVKKDATRAMGCTNDATIYHGRILLTMKAPEIKDYLDKIPSNKSKGYGKPFYDIFKEAEFDFYKIDTSLFSPAEVIINELTEGVVYHVGAVNPEVTLKSFGLL; encoded by the coding sequence GTGCTCAGTGTGAATGAATTAGCATTAGAGATTTTTGAGAATTTAGCAGAATTTGCAGAGGAGTTTAATGCCGCCTACCATGAACTTGGCAATGGGGCACGTATTGTTGACTGTGGTGTAAGCACACGCGGAGGATACTCTGCAGGGCGTGCCTTCACCGAGATCTGTATGGGTGGCCTCGGCGAGGTCAACTTCAGGATGGGCGAGATCAGCGGGATCCCGATGCCATTCATCGACGTGAACACCGATTTCCCCTCGATCTCGTGCCTGGGGGCACAGAAGGCCGGCTGGACGGTCAAGGTGGGCAACTACTTTGCGATGGGAAGCGGACCGGCACGGGCGCTCGCCCTCAAGCCGAAGCACACCTATGAGGTGATCGGCTACGAGGACGACTTCGACTCGGCCGTGATCGCCCTCGAGAGCGACCACCTGCCCAACGGCGAGGTGATGGAGAAGATCGCAGCAGAGTGCCATGTGGATGTCGGCAATGTCTGCGCGGTCGTCGCCCCGACGGCATCGCCGGTCGGTTCGATCCAGGTCTCAGGCCGCTGTGTCGAGACGGCCATCTACAAGCTGAACGAGCTCGGCTTCGACACCACCAAGATCATCTCGGCGATCGGGTCTGCACCGATTCCACCGGTGAAGAAGGACGCGACCCGTGCAATGGGCTGCACCAACGACGCGACCATCTACCACGGTAGAATCCTGCTGACGATGAAGGCACCCGAGATCAAGGATTACCTGGACAAGATCCCATCCAACAAGTCCAAGGGTTACGGCAAGCCGTTCTATGATATCTTCAAGGAGGCAGAGTTCGACTTCTACAAGATCGATACGTCGCTCTTCTCCCCGGCAGAGGTCATCATCAACGAGCTGACCGAGGGTGTGGTCTACCACGTCGGCGCAGTAAACCCAGAGGTCACCCTGAAGTCCTTCGGGCTCCTCTGA
- a CDS encoding ATP-binding cassette domain-containing protein, with translation MASLARTVGYPFQNPDNQLFMDTVTREIGFGLVNYGVVNLKERIANVIMEAGFEPFASSPPLSLSRGQRQRDPVRSLLLIVCSCGTRMGAADHDPTLPNTGPASVPLS, from the coding sequence ATGGCTTCGCTTGCCCGTACGGTCGGCTACCCCTTTCAGAACCCGGACAACCAGCTCTTCATGGACACGGTCACCCGTGAGATCGGGTTTGGGCTGGTGAACTACGGTGTCGTCAATCTGAAAGAACGCATTGCGAACGTAATTATGGAGGCCGGGTTTGAACCATTCGCGAGCAGCCCCCCCTTGTCCCTCTCGCGTGGCCAGCGTCAACGGGACCCCGTCCGATCTCTTCTCCTGATCGTCTGTTCTTGTGGAACTCGAATGGGAGCCGCCGATCACGATCCGACTCTGCCGAACACTGGGCCTGCCTCAGTACCTCTCTCCTGA
- a CDS encoding NifB/NifX family molybdenum-iron cluster-binding protein — translation MMKICITAKGVTPAAMVEERFGRAPYFIIMERENRTFEAIKNPLAAETGGVGPRVAQLLIAHKVDALVSGLVGGNAQAVLASAGIGMYTYKAGGSVMDAFEQCKKGTLEETA, via the coding sequence ATGATGAAGATCTGTATAACCGCAAAAGGAGTGACACCAGCTGCAATGGTCGAAGAACGGTTCGGACGGGCACCGTATTTTATCATCATGGAGCGTGAGAACCGGACCTTTGAAGCTATCAAGAACCCGTTGGCGGCAGAGACAGGAGGTGTCGGCCCCAGGGTCGCACAGTTGTTGATCGCTCACAAGGTGGATGCCCTGGTCAGCGGTCTGGTCGGAGGAAATGCACAGGCCGTCCTGGCTTCAGCTGGAATTGGCATGTACACCTACAAGGCCGGCGGATCGGTCATGGATGCCTTCGAGCAGTGTAAGAAGGGAACGCTTGAAGAGACTGCGTAA
- a CDS encoding NifB/NifX family molybdenum-iron cluster-binding protein, whose protein sequence is MKVAIAKDGDFVSEHFGHCKEYALFVVENSKITSQEILVSPGHEPGKLPALLAEHKVTHVLAGGMGPAAVDLFCATNIEVFLGVQGKIETVIRDFIAGKVEQGESSCSHGPDHEGCTH, encoded by the coding sequence ATGAAAGTTGCAATTGCAAAAGATGGAGATTTTGTGTCCGAGCATTTCGGGCACTGTAAGGAATATGCACTGTTCGTTGTCGAAAATTCAAAGATCACCTCGCAGGAGATCCTTGTGAGCCCCGGGCACGAGCCGGGAAAACTGCCGGCTCTGCTTGCCGAGCATAAGGTTACCCACGTCCTTGCAGGCGGGATGGGGCCAGCAGCGGTGGACCTGTTCTGTGCAACGAATATCGAGGTATTCCTTGGAGTACAGGGTAAAATCGAGACCGTCATCAGGGATTTCATAGCAGGGAAGGTTGAACAGGGTGAGAGCAGTTGCTCCCATGGCCCCGATCACGAAGGGTGCACCCATTGA
- a CDS encoding Mrp/NBP35 family ATP-binding protein produces MTTNTDEHPETKGASYAPKGLPPKAAIDVKHVILVLSGKGGVGKSTVSVNLASALSAHGRQVGLLDLDIHGPSIPKMLGIEDQKPGVLNKILEPVHVTGTLAVMSMAFLLPDTSSPVIWRGPMKMSVIQQFLTEVNWGALDYLIVDLPPGTGDEALSIIQLAPNVQGAVIVTTPQDMAVLDAMKAVKFIEKLEVPVLGIIENMSGMICPQCGETIDLFGRGGGEKAAEELGIPYLGSIPLDPEMVKAGDEGRPYVLRHADTPTWKAVDLVMENLVNLVES; encoded by the coding sequence ATGACAACAAATACTGATGAACACCCGGAAACGAAGGGTGCATCCTATGCCCCAAAAGGGCTGCCACCAAAAGCAGCGATCGATGTCAAACACGTTATCCTCGTATTGAGCGGCAAGGGGGGGGTCGGAAAATCAACCGTATCCGTCAACCTTGCATCCGCACTATCAGCTCACGGGAGACAGGTCGGACTGCTCGATCTCGACATCCATGGTCCCAGCATTCCCAAGATGCTGGGTATCGAAGATCAGAAACCTGGCGTGCTGAACAAAATTCTGGAACCGGTTCACGTAACCGGGACGCTCGCGGTCATGTCGATGGCGTTCCTGCTACCGGATACCAGTTCCCCGGTGATCTGGCGGGGGCCGATGAAGATGTCGGTGATCCAGCAGTTTCTCACTGAAGTGAACTGGGGGGCGCTTGACTATCTGATCGTGGACCTCCCTCCAGGTACCGGGGACGAAGCACTCTCCATCATCCAGCTCGCACCAAATGTCCAGGGCGCCGTCATTGTCACCACCCCACAGGATATGGCAGTGCTCGACGCGATGAAGGCAGTGAAGTTCATCGAAAAACTGGAGGTACCGGTTCTCGGGATCATCGAGAACATGAGCGGCATGATCTGTCCCCAATGCGGGGAGACCATCGACCTGTTCGGCAGGGGGGGTGGGGAGAAGGCCGCAGAGGAACTGGGCATACCCTACCTTGGCTCCATCCCGCTCGATCCGGAGATGGTGAAGGCCGGAGACGAGGGGCGACCGTATGTCCTCCGCCATGCGGATACCCCCACATGGAAAGCAGTGGATCTGGTGATGGAAAACCTGGTAAACCTGGTTGAATCCTGA
- a CDS encoding ATP-binding protein codes for MSAVIHISAVRHGDLREFAVGDNGIGIEHEYFDQIFELFSRLKTTDEQEGTRIGLVIVRKIIERHGGEYGSSSRQTGDPRSASPFQEKSLRGVRQMNDIPSFQGSVVR; via the coding sequence GTGTCGGCTGTTATCCATATCTCAGCCGTTCGTCACGGCGACTTGCGGGAGTTCGCTGTCGGGGATAACGGGATCGGGATCGAACACGAGTACTTCGACCAGATCTTCGAACTGTTCAGCCGGCTCAAAACCACGGACGAGCAAGAGGGGACCAGGATCGGTCTTGTGATCGTCAGGAAGATCATCGAGCGACATGGGGGAGAATATGGGTCGAGTTCACGTCAGACAGGGGATCCACGTTCCGCTTCACCCTTCCAGGAGAAATCTTTAAGGGGGGTGAGACAGATGAATGATATCCCCTCCTTCCAGGGCTCGGTAGTTCGCTGA